From the Argentina anserina chromosome 3, drPotAnse1.1, whole genome shotgun sequence genome, the window TACAATAACATTCATTAGTATTGGATCTATCAGAAGACTGAATGTCATTGAAGCTTTCCTAGTCCAACTACTGCTACAACCTAGAAAAGCTCATTAAGGCCAAATAGTGACCGGACAATACACTAGTGACCAGATTCTAACACGTTGACTTCGCATGAAGGAACCAAATCACAGGACAAGTCTGATTCCTGAACTACAATGAGTTGTAAGATGAAAGTGCAGAGACAATTGGACATACCAAAATTCCAAGTTAAGAGCAAAATGTACTAATATTCAGAACAAGAACTGGCAtctataattaaaaaatgaaCATCATTTATTGGAACGACAAAAGTTTAACCAAAAAGTTTAGAGAAGTACAaccaatataaaaaaaatcagtcaGACAGACATGTAATTGTAAGACTCGTACAATATATTATTTAAGCTATCTAACCAAACTGAGTACCATGCTACCATATGTCTACTCTAGATGGATGAACTAAACTGATGTgtataaaattagaaaattggTAGTAAGGGAGAGCATGGTGCATTTAACTTCTGAAGAGGACAGGATTGGTCCCCCAGGCTTGTAAATTATTCTGTTTGGCTAACCCTACATTAGATGGTGAGATATTACTACAAAGCTCCTGATTTCTCACCTCAGATACACCAATCTACAAACATGGAATTTAAGAGACAAGTTCACAATTTATCAACTAAAACAGAGTGCATCTATTCTCCAACAAAGTCATCATATATGAACATCTTACCCACAAGTATAAAGcattttctttatttgttCAACTTTTATTTTTGGTGGCCGTACATGGCCAGAACCAGCTAAAATTCtacaattaattaaataagaataGACCCAAAGCCAGGAATCAAAACACGAGCTCATATTGTAATGAACTATAGCGCATAGCTGGATCAAATCTTAAATAGAGATACAAAATCTTACTTATCAACAGCTGTGAATGGTGAAATATCCTCATCCTTTTTGCTGCTTTGTAACCGTTGCCTTACATCTTCATAGTTTATGACAGACATCGAGAGACTCATATACTGCAACTGGTTAAGTGCCATTCGCATGTCTCCGTTAACTCTATCTGCGAGTTCCTCAAGGGCAATCTGTGAGACACAACAATCAAATTAATCAACATGGCAACATGTTAGTCCAGGTcccaagaaaacaaaacaaaaaaaaaaagcaaaaaaGCAAGTTTCAGGTCCAATGTTAACCATAGAACAGAAACCAATTATACCAGTTACCACCCAATAGTAGAAAACCACTGCCTAAACTAAATTACTGAATCAGGACATTATCTATGGGTTTTTACTTTTTCCGATCACAGACTTGGAAGACAATAATCTCTGAACCAGAAGTCCATacgagaaaaaaaacatttacaCGAACAAAAAGAATACAAAGAAGAATTTGCATTTGACTATAGCTGCCTTTCAATGCCACAAAATGGAAGATTAACTTACAGCCCTAAAAGACTAAAAcagtaaaccaaaaaaatcaataaattAGAGAGTAACAACTCGTAAAAACCTACAAAAAATGAGGGGAGGATTAAAACCAAAAGGGACACCTCAACTGCTATATAACTAGCCACAGTTTTTCCTGAAGCAGTCGAGTAATTGACTCGAACTATAAACTGAAGACCAAAAGGGTTTATATTATGAGATTTACTGAAAATAGTTATAAATCATGTATAACAATTATGGTCACCTAAGGAAATTAAATGCTGAACACTCGATGTAAATCCAATAGTGGCAAATATGATTGTGAAGTTGATTCATTTCATAATCCAAGGGTAATTGAGTACAATTTCCTTAGTTCAGTTGCTAACCAGGTGAAAGCTACTGTGATGTATATCCAAAGTAGTGTGCTTGAAATATCAAAGTGGTATTCCATGTGTATACTCCTCTCGAAAAGAAAGTTTATATGTATTTTCGTACAGAGGCCTTAGGTAGTGCTACACCATTTTCCTCCAGAATTTAATCGTCAGACACATCATATCAGACTATCAGTAACACAAATGATATCATTTTACAATTCTGGATACAAGAATTATGTAGCAAGTAAACAATTATACAATAGctattaaaataaatgatatCATCAACATGGAAACTTACACATACCTCATTATTCACTTGAAGACCTTCAGCATTTGCAACTTGCTTCAACCTCTTTGCCATCTATAATCATATACCAAACAGCTTGATTATGGGTAAGCCAAATATAAGTGTCTCACATTCCCTCAATGTATGAAACacggaaaaataaaataactttTATCCTCCTGGCCACATACACAAGAACAGAACTAACACTCACTGATGcagatttatataattatataagcTCCCATGTTggtaaatcatgccatgtatGCATTTCTCTGCATTACTAATACATAAACATGAGGTTTGCCTAACAAAGCCGATAACAATCAAAGAGACACTAGCAAGGGTCCCATTTACTTGGACACATATCACACTACATAATTATGTCTtaaagaataaaaccaaaattcaaaataaaagaggTTGCAGATAGTTTGTTCATAGCATGTAAAAGAACAGTTTGACCACAATGCTCTGACCTCTACCCAACTTACCATCATGAGATAAGATAAGAACCAAAACTAGCATGGATGcagattattattattaagtAAGAATGCACGAGTGTGTGTGTAGTTCTTGACGGGAGGGGGCGAACCTGTTGTTTAGTGGGTTTGCGGAAGCTGAGAAGCATACAGTAGTTCACAAGACTTTTCAGTTTCTGACTGTAACGATCATTACAAATGCAGATAATGGGAATTTCAGAAATCTTTATGCTATCAATAAGATCAGCAACTCCACCCCGATCACCAGCAGACATCCCATCAACCTCATCCATAATCAGCACAGATTTTTTTCCGCAATTCAGCACAGATTTACTATGCTTAGATCTGCAAATTAAGCTAAAAATTTACTTGAGAAAAAAATGTCAGGCACATATGTGCACCCAAAGTGTATGTATATAGTTAAACTAACTTATCCATGCTTAAGGACTTTTGGGTGACAAGCTCTTTAACACGGTTGGTCGTACTTCCATCGATTCCCTTGCCAATCTTGGAATTAGCTTTCCCACGACTGTCACTTGCATTTACCTAAAAAATGACATGCTTTTACTTGAGGGAGAAACACAGTATAGTATTGAATAACTTGAGtcaaaaacaaatgaaatgcTTAGTATGGTACCTCAATAACCTGGAAACCGAGCATCTGACTGACCAACTTTGCTGACGTGGTCTTCCCTATTCCAGGTGTTCCACTTAATAGAACAGCTTTTTTAGCACCAGGATTATTTGGTTTATTGCCCTTTTTCTTAGTTCCAGTATGAAGGAACTGCTCATGCCAATGTGCCAACCAATCATGAAGTTGCTTTACCTGCACATTAGACAATACTTTATGTCAATGAGTTTCAAACTTGGGGAGGAAGGATACAACCACATGTAATGGATGTAAGAAAGAGATGAACAACATACCAGTGACTGGTTACCAATAATGTCATTAGGAACCTTTGGTCTATATTTTTCCGTCCATGTCAAATCAGAATGCTCAGTAGTCTGCTCTTTGCGTCTAGCAAGAGAAGCATCTGAAGGCAACTGTTTGGGGGACACCCTGCATGCCAAGGAACTACCAATGCGATCTGATGAACCTAAATTTCATAAGAAACACTCAATCAATCAACTAAGTGAGTAATTAAAGCTGCTATAGAGAAAGGAGGGTAAGCACAGCCAGAACAACACCGAAAGTAATCAGTCATAGAGGACGTACTCTTTAATGCTACTTTCTTAGGGCTTTTATTAGGCAAAGATGTCTCTCGTGCACTATCCACTAGTTTCTTTGCTTCTTGCACTGGTGCTTTAACACGAAATGATGCCCGAATCTTATCAAACAATCCATCCTCGGTAAGGAAAGGCGTCCTAGTTGTACAATACAATAAAACAGAAGATattaaaaaacacaaaaaaggTGAGGTGATAGGAAACTGTGTTCACTTCATCATGAATGAATGTAAGATAACCAACCCAAGTTCTTTGGCTTTTGAAGATTTTCTGCCCTCAATATCTTCATCACATAAAAGATAGCTCTGCAAACAGAGGTGTAACTCAAAAGCAAGAAGTATTATATGAGTTTATAATAAAAGTTGGAAAAGTAAGTAACCGTTTTCTTGCTGACAGATCCAGTTACACGACCTCCATGGCGTTTTATTAAATCTTCTGCTTCCTCTCTTTCCAAACTGAGAAAATGGTCAATTTTTAGAGATGAACTCACTATGAAAGCGAAGATCGTAGACATAACCAAATAATGACTGCAAAAGTAACataaataacaaaacaaaccTATCAAGTGTGCCACTTATTACAAACGTTAAACCAGCTAAACAGTTTGGATCACCTTCAGGAACCTCCTGAAACATGAAAAAAGAGGCTTATTGTTAACCTCAACAACAGTACAAACATTACTCAATTCGAGATTTCAAAACAGAAACCTTTCTTTTGTATTGGATATATGGGTATTAAACTGCAAACCTTTTCTCCTTTGTGTGGAGGATCTTTCCTTTCGCCAAAATTCATAAATCCACCCCGTCCAGCGCCCCTGCCTCTTCCACCAGCTGGTGCAGCCGACGAACTACCTCTTCCACCACGGCCTCTACCACCAGATTTGGAAGGAGTCTCAGCAGCCTTGGCTTCATTATCATCACTTTCATTCTCATCCTTCAAACTCTGTGGGATTCCTAGGCCAGATGCATTCTTAAGTTTCTTGCTAGGAGGCGTGGCTTCCTTCTTCTTAGATTGAGGCATAACAAAATCGTCATCGTCATCGTCAGAAACTTTCTGAACTTTTTTCACAGGCGAGGGTCTGCTGGATCCAACAGTATCCGACTGAGCCTTCCTCTTTGCAGGCACTTGAACCGGTACCTTCTCCTCTTCATCCTGCTTTGGTTTACTTGGAGGAAAATGCTTGCTAGTTTTCCTCCTGCCGGAACTTTCTTGACCTCCATGCACCTAATCAACACATATCATGATTAACAAAGTTGCGACAAATCGCGAGGATGAAATTCTATGCCGGAGTTGAATCTTAAAAATTGATATATTGATCAGACACAGAACTATTCTCTAATTCGATAACTATGATTAGTTCAATTCTCAGTAGCAAACACCACACCAGTTGCTTGCAATATCAGATAAATACAGTAGAAATTAAAAACCCTAATTGAGGCATGAACAGTCACCTTTTGTTCTTGAGGTTCTGCAGACGGTTTGGGCAGAGCAGCCGGAGCGGGTTTGGAGGCATTGGCCTTGTCGTGGGACTTCATAAACCACTTTCTGATATCCGACTGCGCCTTTAGGTTTACTCGTCCAAAATCCAATCAAGAGTTCATTGTcagtaaaaaagaagaaagaagaaagatgcaaGTAGAGGAAAGAGAGAATTGGGAATGGGTGACTAACCATGTGTCGAGGGTTTAGGGTTGCGGAATGCGAGAGGGCTTTAACACTGGTTGCTCAATGTTAGGGCATGTCTCTATATCAGAGAGAGACTTGTTGGGAGAGACGGAAGAGAAGTAGGGACGACTATGGAGTCCTCTAATTCATTTTTTATATGACACTGTCCTGTGTTGCCGCCGCGTTCACAAATTGGCGGAGAGTGAAGTAGAATCTTTCTCATAACAAGGAGAAAATTTTGTTTATAGGGGCTATACTTTGGGGGTTTCATCATTTCGTCCGTAAACTTTCAACTTAATCAGAAAAGTCCATATTATCTTCATTCTCATCAAGTCAATCCGTTCTCTCACGTACTAATCCGTTAAATGTCTCCGTCCACTCCACTACTGACCTGGCAAATCAATCAACATGTGGGACCTTTTCTTAGATAAACTTTCCAAACTAGCATCaccaatatatatcaattagAGGCGGCAAATAGACATTGCATATCATTCTTAAACTATTTTAATCTACATATTAATAAAGTTAACATCATAAACTTTATTTTCATGCAAAGATATAGAGGAAGGTTGTACGGAACAAGAATGACTAGCCAGCAAGAGTACTTACAGAACTGTGGGGATTAAATCCATATGAGGAAACGGCAAACCTAAAAATTAATGTTTGAATATATTGGCTTCTATACTTAATGCTACTAAATGTGTTAGCTAGCTTTGTCACCTAGAGAGCATGTTTAGTGAACTAATGAACCGGAAACTTGAAATTGAAAACTTCTTGAATCCATAGCATAAGTAGCCCTTAGATGATGGTTTAGTGTTTCTTAcgggaaatattaagttgcttgGATTTCTTACTTGAACTTGATGCTTGTGtcatgagtgtaattactctaagggggtgttatacttgtggtacatagcccacttgtattacaaggtaatataattgggactaaGGTTGTGTGGTTTAACTTGGCTCCAAACgattttgttaaattgcatgattaattggtttcttggtagcttcaccaaaACACTAGGGGGAAATTTGTCAAACATGTTTCACATCAATTATGGGTTACATTTGTGCGTGAGTAAGGGTAGATTTTATGCATAAGTCTATATTCCTCTCATTGATCTACTATCTACACTTGTTAGTTTAGTTGCTTTATTTTTACTTTACCttagttttgttaaaataaGCTCAACAATCATTTTACTACCCTCCATTGTAAATATTACCAATTGGTGGTGTTGGCTTCCAAATGGCTTACACCACTAAATTGTAAAAATGTAGAGTTGCATGTGTTTTCTAGATTTTATTCGAAATAATCTAGTTGGGGTGGAGTTACTCAATCCATTGGATACAATACTCTTACTTTTCCCCTCTATATTAAAACTTGACCTCCTAGTCTTGGGAGTAGGTAGCTTCACACAAATACACATAATGATACTTACGTGATGCAACCAACACCCATTATCTAAAAATCCACACatatattatgcaaaaatctgatttgattttgggtATGGTTGTTGTTTTTCCCAATTGATGTCATTCTCAGTTTTACAGAAGGTGGTTGTATTCTCCTCTATTTGTCATATGCTTTTGTTTCAGAGTATTTAATGCATAAGCATAGGATGTTTGACATTTCCTCCTTGATATCAGTTTGTTGGTTATACAAACTGAtcttttccttattttcatgCTTGGTACATACTTAATTAGTCTTTATAGATCTAGTATAGTGTGTAACTGGTTGTTGTTCGTAGGTTTGCTTTTTGCTTCCTTTTTTCTGTTATTTAGGCATTCCCCTGCCTTGTAATATTCATTCAAGATAAATAGATTCAATTTAAATCACCAAAAGTTCTTGTTCATTTCAGTCCAGATTTCTTTATGGTATTAGAGCAATGCTTATGCTCCTTAATTCATTTTATCCTTCATAGCTTTCAATCTTGATTGATGAGAGCTCTTATATCTGCAACTCTGGAAGCACCATGATGGATTTACTTATAATTATATCAACTTTATTCAACAGAGACATGGCAAGACTCAAGATAGAGATTCCACTACTATGTATGGTCATTTTGCTAGTTTCTTGCGGAGTCAAACTTTGTTGAGGCTGCAAATATATCAGGTATCATACAAGCCATGTCAACAGCTTTAAGTCTCAATAAAACACATGATTTGTGGATTATTGATTTAGGTGCATCAAATCACATGTCTAATGATGCATCTTCCTTGCTCAATTTTCAATCTTTTCACAAACCTTCTTATGTCTATATGTTGATGCTCACAAAATTCCAATTCTTGGACAAGGAAAATTAAAACTTTTTTCTGATCATACTCATTCTAGCATCATGATTGTTCATTCATTCCCTTTTAAGCTTCTGTATGTTGTAAATTGACTCACCAACTAGACTGTTTTGTTACATTCTCAACCTGCAATGTTGTTTTACAAGATCGAGTCGAGTCACAAAGAGAATGACTGGCGAGTGGTTCTTCCTCAATAATCTCTATTATATTTCTTAACACGACTCACCCCAAATATTACTTTAATATTTACAGTAAGTCGTGCGGGAACCACTAACAAAGGAGGTATACCAAAATTTTCGGTATAGTATCTCTTGAAAGTAGTCAACCCAACCTgcgaaaaaaaatagaaaacatcCAACCAGATCCCTCCGCTCCCTCAAAAATATCAATCCAACTACAATTTatctatataaatataaacaaataatgtCCAACTCTCACATCAAAGATTTCAATCTTAATCATACAACTTAAAGCCAAACTATTCAAACATAAGAAAAATAATCCAAGAATATTCAGAGTATCAGAGGAGCTAAATGGACAAAGAAAACGACTTGTAGGCTAAACAGGTTACCTACAATCTTGCACTCGACGGGGGAAAACAATGCCTCACAGTTTCTATGAGGAGTCGGCAAGCCTGCGAACTAGGcatttgaaaacaaaaggcCTAGAGGAAAGTATTTAAAATGTTAGAGTGAGTTGACAAAAATAAACACCAGAATTTAGGGGTGGGCAcaggacgggatgggacgggacaaaACTAATCTCACGTCacatcccactcttttgaatcgggacgggatcgggacaggacaagggtttttaagaatgcatctcactcgggattaatcccggttgggacgggacgggacaaatcccaccttcctatcaagttaaataaaaaacctatatttctactttttcattaacaaagtaacattcaataatgaaattttaacaaaaaaaaatgcatattatgttctaaatattataatttaccattattatttgagttgatataattttagagttattaagaacataaattagtttcattttgatacaaatatataagaatttttaagttttcattaaaggtgggacgaagcgggatagaaattattcgtcccacatCCCATcgcactattatgaaacgggacgggatcgggatgggGCATACGTTTTTACTTTATAGACCTTCGTctcgtccctatgaatttcaggacgagatcgggatttccgttttttatgcccacccctaccaGAATTAATGAGATTTAATTGATGCCTCCCCAATTTCCTTGATAATAAAACTCAATGCATGCAA encodes:
- the LOC126786672 gene encoding replication factor C subunit 1 isoform X1, whose product is MAQSDIRKWFMKSHDKANASKPAPAALPKPSAEPQEQKVHGGQESSGRRKTSKHFPPSKPKQDEEEKVPVQVPAKRKAQSDTVGSSRPSPVKKVQKVSDDDDDDFVMPQSKKKEATPPSKKLKNASGLGIPQSLKDENESDDNEAKAAETPSKSGGRGRGGRGSSSAAPAGGRGRGAGRGGFMNFGERKDPPHKGEKEVPEGDPNCLAGLTFVISGTLDSLEREEAEDLIKRHGGRVTGSVSKKTSYLLCDEDIEGRKSSKAKELGTPFLTEDGLFDKIRASFRVKAPVQEAKKLVDSARETSLPNKSPKKVALKSSSDRIGSSLACRVSPKQLPSDASLARRKEQTTEHSDLTWTEKYRPKVPNDIIGNQSLVKQLHDWLAHWHEQFLHTGTKKKGNKPNNPGAKKAVLLSGTPGIGKTTSAKLVSQMLGFQVIEVNASDSRGKANSKIGKGIDGSTTNRVKELVTQKSLSMDNLICRSKHSKSVLNCGKKSVLIMDEVDGMSAGDRGGVADLIDSIKISEIPIICICNDRYSQKLKSLVNYCMLLSFRKPTKQQMAKRLKQVANAEGLQVNNEIALEELADRVNGDMRMALNQLQYMSLSMSVINYEDVRQRLQSSKKDEDISPFTAVDKLFGFNAGKLRMDERVDLSMSDPDLVPLLIQENYINYKPSAAAKDASGVERMNLIAHAAESIGNGDIINVQIRKYRQWQLSQSGSLSSSIIPAALLRGQRETLEQGERNFNRFGGWLGKNSTLGKNTRLLEDLHFHLLASRESCSGRETLRVEYLPLLLKRLSVPLRKLSKDEAVQEVVEFMNTYSISQDDYDTIVELSKFQGHPNPLDGILPAVKAALTKAYKEGRNSRVRVAEFATFPGMKKAPKKRIAAILEPSDDVLVENNDDTLGLSEDENSSDTEDLEGSAGGEKLQQDLQSLNKKGMEVQLDLKGAANKTAKRTPAGRGKGGSSSATEKKGGRGSGSGSKRKR
- the LOC126786672 gene encoding replication factor C subunit 1 isoform X2, which codes for MAQSDIRKWFMKSHDKANASKPAPAALPKPSAEPQEQKVHGGQESSGRRKTSKHFPPSKPKQDEEEKVPVQVPAKRKAQSDTVGSSRPSPVKKVQKVSDDDDDDFVMPQSKKKEATPPSKKLKNASGLGIPQSLKDENESDDNEAKAAETPSKSGGRGRGGRGSSSAAPAGGRGRGAGRGGFMNFGERKDPPHKGEKEVPEGDPNCLAGLTFVISGTLDSLEREEAEDLIKRHGGRVTGSVSKKTSYLLCDEDIEGRKSSKAKELGTPFLTEDGLFDKIRASFRVKAPVQEAKKLVDSARETSLPNKSPKKVALKSSSDRIGSSLACRVSPKQLPSDASLARRKEQTTEHSDLTWTEKYRPKVPNDIIGNQSLVKQLHDWLAHWHEQFLHTGTKKKGNKPNNPGAKKAVLLSGTPGIGKTTSAKLVSQMLGFQVIEVNASDSRGKANSKIGKGIDGSTTNRVKELVTQKSLSMDKSKHSKSVLNCGKKSVLIMDEVDGMSAGDRGGVADLIDSIKISEIPIICICNDRYSQKLKSLVNYCMLLSFRKPTKQQMAKRLKQVANAEGLQVNNEIALEELADRVNGDMRMALNQLQYMSLSMSVINYEDVRQRLQSSKKDEDISPFTAVDKLFGFNAGKLRMDERVDLSMSDPDLVPLLIQENYINYKPSAAAKDASGVERMNLIAHAAESIGNGDIINVQIRKYRQWQLSQSGSLSSSIIPAALLRGQRETLEQGERNFNRFGGWLGKNSTLGKNTRLLEDLHFHLLASRESCSGRETLRVEYLPLLLKRLSVPLRKLSKDEAVQEVVEFMNTYSISQDDYDTIVELSKFQGHPNPLDGILPAVKAALTKAYKEGRNSRVRVAEFATFPGMKKAPKKRIAAILEPSDDVLVENNDDTLGLSEDENSSDTEDLEGSAGGEKLQQDLQSLNKKGMEVQLDLKGAANKTAKRTPAGRGKGGSSSATEKKGGRGSGSGSKRKR